A segment of the Sphingomonas kaistensis genome:
CACCTACGTTACGCCGTGGGACCCGGTGGTGATCCGCGAAGCGCTGCTGCGCGAGCATTATCGCGGCGGGCAGAGCTATTTCGTGGTGCCGCGCATCTCCGACCTCCCCGACATCGAGGAATGGCTGCGCGAGGAAGTGCCCGAGGTGAAGCCGATCGTCGCCCACGGCCAGCTTGCGCCGACCGAGGTCGAGGAGCGCATGAGCGCCTTCTACGACCGCAAATATGACGTGCTGCTGTCGACCACCATCGTCGAGAGCGGTCTCGACATTCCAAGCGCCAACACGCTGATCGTGCACCGGGCCGAGCGGTTCGGCCTGGCCCAGCTTTATCAGCTGCGCGGCCGCGTCGGCCGGTCCAAGACCCGCGCCTACGCCTACATGACGACGCCGCCCGACCGGCAGATCACCGAAACCGCGGAGAAAAGGCTGACCGTCTTGTCCAACCTCGACAGCCTCGGGGCGGGCTTCCAGCTCGCCAGCCACGATCTCGACATCCGCGGCGCCGGCAATCTGCTGGGCGACGAGCAGTCGGGGCATATCAAGGAAGTCGGGTTCGAACTCTACCAGTCGATGCTGGAGGACGCGATCCTCGACATGAAGGCGGGTGGGCAGCGCGAGGACAAGCCGGACGAATTCAGCCCGCAGATCAATGTCGAGGCGCCGATCATGATCTCGGAGGACTATGTCCCCGACCTCGACCTGCGGATGGGGCTGTACCGCCGCCTGGGTGAGCTGGAATCCCCGCGCGAGGTGGAGGAGTTCGCCGCCGAGATGATCGACCGCTTCGGCAAGCTGCCCGAGGAAACGAGCAACCTGCTGCAGGTGGTGGAAACCAAGATCCACTGCCGCGCCGCCGGCATCGCCAAGCTCGATGCCGGCCTACGCGGCGCAGTGGTGACCTTTGCGCCGTCGGGCTTCCCCGACGTGAAGGGGCTGTTCGACTATATCGCCCGGCTGAAGGGGACGGCCAAGCTTCGGCCCGACCAGAAACTGGTGGTCAGCCGCGACTGGGCGAGCCCGGGCCAGCGATTGAACGGCGCGTTGCAGCTGAGCCGCGGGCTGGCGCGGGTTGCGGCCGCCGCAAAGCGGGATAAGGTGGCGGCCTAGCTCAGAGCCGGTGGACGCGGCTGACGATCGGCATGGTGACGTGCCGCTTCTCCCCGTCCGGCCACATTTCGCGCAAGGCGGCAAAGGCATCGGCGGTGAAGTCGGTTCCCAGCTTCTGCACCACCGACCAGCTGAGGACATAAGCCTCGACGTCGTGCCGCTCCCACGCGAGGTGGATCGCCGCTGGCGTCAGGCGCACTTCCTCACCGGGCAGCCTTAGGTCGCGATAGCCGTCGACCAACATCCAGTTGCCCGGCAACCAGTGCGGCTCGACCGGTTTCAGCAGGCGCTCGCCAATGATCGCATCGACCTGCGGATCGACATACCACCAGCCGTAGCCGATGGCGGCGACGATGCCGCCGGGCCTTGCCACGCGCCGGACCTCGGCGACGAAGCGTTCCGGATCGAACCAGTGGGCCGCCTGCGCGGCGAGGATCAGGTCGCAGCTGGCATCGGGCAGGCTGCACTGCTCGGCCGGCTCGACCGCATAATGGATCCGCTCGTGCGCAAAGGCTTCGGCGATCTGCGCTTCGCTGGCATCGGTGGCGTGGACATACTCAAAATTGCGGGCGAGCAGCAAGGCGGACTGGCCGTTGCCGGTTCCTGCGTCCCACGCTTGGGATCGCCCGGGCGCGAGTGACGCCAGTTCCGCGATCACGCGCTCGGGATAGCTCGGCCGGGCGGTGGCGTAGAGCGAGGCGTGGCCTGAGAAGAGGTCGGTGAACTTCATGCCAGGAACGCGGCCAGCTCCTCCTCGCCCATCGCCTTGGCGCCGAGGAAACCCTGATAATAATCGCAGTTCCACGACTTGAGCAGCGCCAGCTGGTCCGGATCCTCGACCCCTTCGACCAGCACCTGCAGGTCGAGTTCGCGCGCAAGCGCGATCAGCGCCTTGACCACGATCTGCGCGCGGCGCCCGCCAACCAGGTCGATGATCAGCCCCCGGTCGATCTTGATCATGTCCAGCGGCAGCGTGGTCAGCCAGGCGAGGCTGGCATAGCCGGTGCCGAAATCGTCAACCGCGATGCGCACGCCCGCGGCGCGCAGGCAAGCAAGGCGGGTGGCGGCAGCAACCGGATCGGCGATCAGGCTGGATTCGGTGATCTCGGCCGTGACCCGCTCTGGGCTGAGGCCGACGGCGGCGATCTCGTCGAGCAGCCAGCGCTCGAAGCCGGGCCGGGCGATATCCTCGGGCAGGAGATTGAGCGACAGGCGCAGCTTGCCGAGCGGACCGCTCCAGCCCGCCATCTCCCGCAGGGCCTTGCGCTGGACCGCGCGCGAAAGGCGCTCGCCAAGGGCGGCGGCGGCGGCCCGGGCGAACATCGTGTCTGGCGTCATGCCGCCGGGATCGCGGGCGAGCGCCTCGACCCCGATCACCTCGCCGGTCGCGACGCTGAGCTGAGGTTGATAGGCGATGGTCACCGTGTCCTCGGCGAGCAGGGCTTCGAGCGCGAGGTCGGTGCGAATGTCGGTCGGTTGGGGGGTGGCTGGGTGATCGCTTCCCCGGCGGGCGGGGATCAGGGCGGCTGACGCTGTCGGTGGTACCATCGTCATGCTCCTAGGCCATGGTCGCGGCGAGCGCATGGCCCGACCTGCCGCTGCTCCGTATCGGGACGGTGGCGGCGGGCCATGTCCCTCGCTATGACGTGGCGGCGCCCGGCTGAGGGCGACGGGAGTGCCAGGGGTTGAGCGCTGAAGTTCCGCAGGACCGCCCTGCCCGCCAGGACCTGACCGCGGCCGGGATCGCGCTGGTCGCAAGCCGCGGCGAAGCGGCACAGGCGGCCGCGGCCATGTTGCGCCGCCGCTACCATTTCGCGGAGGAACGCGAGGCGCGGGTGCTGGTGGCGCTCGGCGGTGACGGCTTCATGCTCCACACCTTACACCAAATGCTTGACGGTGGCGAAGCTCGGCCGGTGTTCGGGATCAATCGCGGCACCGTCGGCTTCCTGATGAACGAATGGCGGCTCGATTGCCTGGGCGAGCGGATCGCCGATGCTAAGGCGGTGACGGTCGCCCCGCTGAGCATGCGCGCCCGCACCGTGCATGGCGACGAATGGACCCATGCCGCGATCAACGAAGTCTCGCTGCTGCGCGAAACGCGGCAGGCGGCCAAGATCGAAGTCAGCCTGAACGGCCGGGTGGTGCTCCCGGAACTGGTCGCGGACGGGGTGCTGGTAGCGACGCCGGCGGGCTCCACCGCCTATAATTTCTCCGCAAGAGGCCCGATCCTGCCGCTGTCCGCGCCGTTGCTGGCCCTGACCCCCATCGCGCCGTTCCGTCCGCGGCGGTGGAGCGGGGCGATCCTGCCGGACGAAGCGCGGATCTCGTTCCGGGTGCTGGAGCCGGCCGATCGGCTGGTTTCCGCGGTCGCCGACCAGTTCGAGGTACGTGACGTCGAGGAGGTCGAGATCGCGCTCGACCACGACCGCTCGCTGACCTTGCTGTTCGATCCCGACCAGGCGCTGGACGAACGAATCGCTGCCGAACAATTTGCCACCTGATTGAGGGCGCTTGAGGCTTGCCAAGCCTCTCAGGCTGCGCCATAGGCCCGCTCGCCCAAGCATCGTTCCCCGATAGCTCAGCGGTAGAGTAGGTGACTGTTAATCACTTGGTCGTTGGTTCGAATCCAACTCGGGGAGCCATTCTTCAGCCGCGGTAGCGCCTTTTAAGGGTGCCCCTGACGCGGCCCGGGCCTTCAGCCTTGCCAATTGCCGCCCAGCGCACGGAACAGGTCGATCTGCGCACTGACGATCCGCGCCTCCCCTTCCGCCAGCGTTGCTTCGGCGTCGGCGAAGGTGCGTTCGGCGTCGAGCAGTTCGAGCGAGCTGATCTGGCCTTCACGCTGAAGCGCGCGGGTGCGGCGGACGACCGCTTCGGCCTGGGTCCGGGCGGAGGCGAGCGCGGTGCGGCGCTGCTGGGCACGCTGATAGGCTGACAGCGCGGTTTCGGTTTCCTGCAGCGCGGTGAGGATGCTGCCGTCGAACTGGGCCAGCGCGACCTGGCTGTCGGCCTCCGCCGCGGCAATGCGGGCGCGGGTGGCCGAGCGATTTACCGTCCAGTTGAGCAACGGCCCGACCAGCCAGCTGACCGGATTGAACAGGTTCGAGACGCTGGTCCCGCTGCCGCCGACCGAGCCACCGAGCGAAATGCTGGGATACAGGTCGGCGGTGGCGACCCCGATCCGCGCGGTGGCGGCGGCGAGGCGGCGTTCGGCGGCGCGCACGTCGGGGCGCCGGGCGAGCAATCCGGCGCCGTCGCCGACGGGAATCGGGCTGTCGAGCGCCAGCGTGTCAGTGCGTGCGGCGGCGACGGCCGGCAGATCGCGCGGGGCGCGGCCGGTGAGGGTCGCGAGCTGCAGCAACGCGGCGGTCCGCTCGGCCTCCAGCAGCGGCACCTCGGCCTGGCGCTGGTCGCGCAGCGCGGCGATGCGCGCCGTGTCGAGACCGGTCGCAAGGCCGACCACGCGGCGGCGCTCGGTCAGTGCAAGCGAGCGATCGAGCAAGCCCACGATCCGCTGTGCGACGGCAATCCGCTCGGCGGCCGCAGCGGCGTCAGCATAGGCCCGCGTCGTGTCGGCGACGACCAGGACGCGGACCGCGTCGGCCTCGAAGGCGGCGGCCGCGGCATCGCCCCGCGCAGCTTCGATCGAGCGGCCGATGCGCCCGGCGAGATCAACCTCGTAAGCGACGCTCAGGCCTGCATCGAGCTGGAGGTCGGTTCCGTCCTGCCCGGACGCGATGGCCTGCGGGGAGCGACCGACCTGCGCACCGGCACTGGCGCCGATCTGCGGCTCCCGCGCCGCGCGGCTCTGCCGGACGAGCGCCCTGGCGCGCTGCAATCGACCCACCGCGACGCGCACGTCGGTGTTGGCGGAAAGGGCGTCGGCAACCAGGCCGTCGAGAACCGGGTCGCGGTACAGGCGCCACCAGTCCCCCGCCGGCTGGGCGGCGCTGACCAATGGGGTGCCGGCGCCGAGAAACGGAGCTTCGGCAGTCGCGGAGTTTAGCCGGGCGGCATAGTTCGGACCGCTTGCACAGGCGGCGAGGGCAAGGGCCGAGGCGGCGATCAGCAGCAGGCGCTGGGTCATGGCAGGTTTCCTTATTCCGCCGGTGCCGGAAGCGCGTCCGGAGCCGCACGGCGGGCACGCAGCCTGGCGATGCGGTCGGCCAAGCTGCGGCAGACGACGTAGAACGTGGGGGTGAAGATCAGGCCGAAGGCGGTGACGCCGATCATCCCGAAGAACACCGCGGTGCCGAGCGCCTGGCGAAGCTCAGCCCCTGCCCCTTCGGCGATCAGCAGCGGCAGCGAGCCGAGGATGAAGGCGAAGCTGGTCATCAGGATCGGCCGCAGGCGGTCGCGCGCTGCCCGGACCGCGGCCTCGACCGGCGACATGCCGGCGGCCTCGTCCTGCTGGGCGAACTCGACGATCAGGATGGCGTTCTTCGCCGCCAGCGCGATCAACACCACCAAGCCGACCTGCGTCAGGACGTTATTGTCCATGCCGCGCAGGTTCACCCCGGCCATCGCCGCCAGCAGGCACATCGGCACGATCAGGATGATTGCCAGCGGAAGCACCAGGCTTTCGAACTGCGCCGCCAGCACCAGGAAGACGAACAATACGGCGAGAGCGAACACCAGGGTCGCGGTGCTTCCGGCGGCCTTTTCCTGATAAGCGATGCCGGTCCATTCGGTGCGGAAGCCAGCAGGCAGCTGGGCCGAGGCGATTTCTTCCATCGCCGCGAGCGACTGGCCCGAGGAATAGCCCGGCGCGGTGTCGCCATCGATCTCGACCGCAGGGAAGCCGTTGTAGCGTGACACGCGATAGGGTCCGGTCTTGTCCTGGAACGTCGTCACCGATCCGATCGGCACCATCGCGCCCGAATTGGAGCGGGCACGCAGGTTGGCGATGTCGGCCTCGCTGGCGCGGGCGTCGGCTTCGGCCTGGGCGGTCACCCGGTAGGTGCGTCCGAGCAGGTTGAAGTCGTTGACGAAGGCCGAGCCGAGATAGATCTGGAGCGCCTCGAAGATACGCTCCGGCGGCACGCCCAGCATGTCGGCCTTGGCCCGGTCGACATCGGCGAACACCCGAGGGGTCGAGATGTCGAACAGGGTGTAGACCTGCTTCAGCCCGGGGGTCTGGTTGGCCTTGCCGATGATGCCCCACGACAGGCCGGACAGTTCGGCGAAGCTGTGCCCGCCGGTGTCCTGCACCATCATCCGGTAGCCGCCGGCAGAGCCGATGCCCTGGATCAGCGGCGGCGGAATGATCAACAGCCGCGCTTCATTGATGTCGGCGGTCTTCTCCTGCGCCTCGGCCATGATGGAGGCGAGGTCGACGCCGAGCTTCTTGCGCTCCTCAAAGGATTTAAGCGGAACGTAAGCGGCGGCGGCGTTGGGC
Coding sequences within it:
- a CDS encoding EAL domain-containing protein, giving the protein MVPPTASAALIPARRGSDHPATPQPTDIRTDLALEALLAEDTVTIAYQPQLSVATGEVIGVEALARDPGGMTPDTMFARAAAAALGERLSRAVQRKALREMAGWSGPLGKLRLSLNLLPEDIARPGFERWLLDEIAAVGLSPERVTAEITESSLIADPVAAATRLACLRAAGVRIAVDDFGTGYASLAWLTTLPLDMIKIDRGLIIDLVGGRRAQIVVKALIALARELDLQVLVEGVEDPDQLALLKSWNCDYYQGFLGAKAMGEEELAAFLA
- a CDS encoding NAD kinase; translated protein: MSAEVPQDRPARQDLTAAGIALVASRGEAAQAAAAMLRRRYHFAEEREARVLVALGGDGFMLHTLHQMLDGGEARPVFGINRGTVGFLMNEWRLDCLGERIADAKAVTVAPLSMRARTVHGDEWTHAAINEVSLLRETRQAAKIEVSLNGRVVLPELVADGVLVATPAGSTAYNFSARGPILPLSAPLLALTPIAPFRPRRWSGAILPDEARISFRVLEPADRLVSAVADQFEVRDVEEVEIALDHDRSLTLLFDPDQALDERIAAEQFAT
- a CDS encoding efflux transporter outer membrane subunit, yielding MTQRLLLIAASALALAACASGPNYAARLNSATAEAPFLGAGTPLVSAAQPAGDWWRLYRDPVLDGLVADALSANTDVRVAVGRLQRARALVRQSRAAREPQIGASAGAQVGRSPQAIASGQDGTDLQLDAGLSVAYEVDLAGRIGRSIEAARGDAAAAAFEADAVRVLVVADTTRAYADAAAAAERIAVAQRIVGLLDRSLALTERRRVVGLATGLDTARIAALRDQRQAEVPLLEAERTAALLQLATLTGRAPRDLPAVAAARTDTLALDSPIPVGDGAGLLARRPDVRAAERRLAAATARIGVATADLYPSISLGGSVGGSGTSVSNLFNPVSWLVGPLLNWTVNRSATRARIAAAEADSQVALAQFDGSILTALQETETALSAYQRAQQRRTALASARTQAEAVVRRTRALQREGQISSLELLDAERTFADAEATLAEGEARIVSAQIDLFRALGGNWQG
- a CDS encoding class I SAM-dependent methyltransferase, whose translation is MKFTDLFSGHASLYATARPSYPERVIAELASLAPGRSQAWDAGTGNGQSALLLARNFEYVHATDASEAQIAEAFAHERIHYAVEPAEQCSLPDASCDLILAAQAAHWFDPERFVAEVRRVARPGGIVAAIGYGWWYVDPQVDAIIGERLLKPVEPHWLPGNWMLVDGYRDLRLPGEEVRLTPAAIHLAWERHDVEAYVLSWSVVQKLGTDFTADAFAALREMWPDGEKRHVTMPIVSRVHRL